A genomic window from Glycine soja cultivar W05 chromosome 10, ASM419377v2, whole genome shotgun sequence includes:
- the LOC114371378 gene encoding uncharacterized protein LOC114371378 gives MNGGDYPHEGSEHRGVYEVGGIIRVKQHLFGKLGNIAACKKTPPNVVEELKEYMTTQKSGTSYSTSGSGNMENIKDFEFGEPIGCDGSEDDEFADSCNATASAKTKCGTKKGPMDKFCKNSENAINRRKMEMLRQMNIRGSMDKNEVLKVHQHIARFWYQAVKYGCTIVFDAWTDQKQRCIINFLINSQVGTMFLKSVDGFDFLKTTENIFEVLDAIVEDVGEENVVQVVTDNGSNYVLEERLHKEKTNIRKMFTSDEWTFNKLSKEPKGKEAAKVVLMPFFWNSVVYTLKVMAPLVKVLCLVDGERKPAMGYIYEAMDKAKETIIKSFNNNESKYKDVFAIIDKRWNFQLHRSLHVAGHFLNPKFFYDNTDLEFDFEVTNGLFECIKKLIPQFDVQQKILTELHLYKIGAEHFGSDFAMAQRKTHSPMFQDVKEIGVCLSKLRGLECRMYTRRKKQKTTSVAATQTSKKQAMVVGSSSRKQKAVQENDEDLDFEENIDLESEEEEIMVNFEASDGEEGEGDAPLPYDNNEDDYVGIGEDD, from the exons ATGAATGGCGGCGACTACCCTCACGAAGGCAGTGAACATCGCGGTGTTTATGAAGTG GGAGGAATAATCAGAGTCAAACAACACCTGTTTGGGAAGTTGGGTAACATTGCAGCTTGCAAGAAAACTCCACCAAATGTAGTCGAAGAGTTGAAGGAATATATGACTACCCAAAAAAGTGGGACCAGTTACAGTACTTCTGGCAGTGGTAATAtggaaaatataaaagattttgaatttggtGAACCAATTGGATGtgatggaagtgaagatgatgaGTTTGCGGACTCTTGTAATGCTACTGCAAGTGCAAAGACAAAGTGTGGGACTAAAAAAGGACCAATGGACAAATTTTGTAAGAATTCAGAAAATGCAATCAATCGGAGAAAAATGGAGATGTTGAGGCAAATGAACATACGAGGGTCAATGGATAAGAATGAAGTATTGAAGGTGCATCAACATATTGCTCGCTTTTGGTACCAAGCG GTCAAGTACGGTTGTACTATTGTGTTTGATGCATGGACTGATCAGAAACAAAGatgcatcattaattttttgattaacTCTCAAGTTGGTACCATGTTTTTGAAGTCTGTTGATGGCTTTGATTTTTTAAAGAcaactgaaaatatttttgaggTCCTTGATGCCATTGTGGAGGATGTTGGAGAAGAGAATGTTGTTCAAGTTGTAACCGATAATGGGAGCAACTATGTTTTAGAGG AAAGGCTCCATAAAGAGAAAACCAATATTAGAAAGATGTTTACTTCTGATGAATGGACCTTCAACAAGCTATCTAAGGAGCCTAAGGGAAAAGAAGCTGCAAAGGTAGTGCTCATGCCTTTTTTTTGGAATAGTGTGGTTTACACTCTTAAAGTCATGGCTCCACTTGTGAAAGTGCTTTGTCTTGTGGATGGTGAAAGGAAACCAGCCATGGGATATATTTATGAAGCAATGGACAAggcaaaagaaacaattatcaAGTCTTTCAACAACAATGAAAGCAAGTACAAAGATGTATTTGCAATCATTGATAAAAGATGGAATTTTCAGCTTCATAGGTCATTGCATGTAGCTGGCCACTTCTTAAATCCAAAGTTCTTTTATGACAACACTGacttggagtttgattttgaggtCACCAATGGTTTGTTTGAGTGCATTAAGAAGTTAATTCCACAATTTGATGTGCAACAGAAAATTCTAACCGAGTTGCATCTTTACAAGATTGGTGCTGAACACTTTGGTTCTGACTTTGCAATGgctcaaaggaaaacccattctcCTA TGTTTCAGGATGTGAAAGAAATTGGAGTGTGTTTGAGCAA GCTTCGAGGGTTGGAGTGTAGGATGTATACTAGGCggaaaaagcaaaaaacaacAAGTGTTGCTGCTACCCAAACTTCTAAAAAGCAGGCAATGGTTGTTGGATCTTCATCAAGGAAGCAAAAAGCAGTCCAAGAAAATGATGAGGATCTAGATTTTGAGGAGAATATTGATCTTgaatctgaagaagaagaaatcatggTCAATTTTGAGGCATCTGATGGggaagagggagagggagatgcTCCATTACCATATGATAATAATGAAGATGATTATGTTGGGATTGGAGAAGATGATTAG